In Streptomyces violaceusniger Tu 4113, one DNA window encodes the following:
- a CDS encoding LLM class flavin-dependent oxidoreductase, whose protein sequence is MTSRLRTTPFSILDRSRTRQGRERSQALRDTVRFAQQAEALGYHRFWVSEHHSVPGVAGSAPTVLASAVAAATVRIRVGTGGVMLPNHRPLVVAEQFGVLESLFPGRIDMGLGRSVGFTDGIRRALGTEKDAAQDFGAQLDELLGWFTGEQGAYPQVHAHPAEGLRLPVFVLATGAGAELAARAGLSLVIGDLRGRDEMLRAIDRYRAGFRPSAWSSAPYVVVSGNVAVAGTAEEARRLLLPEAWAMAYSRTHGAFPPLAPASEIEAREMTEKERGFYERGLRGQLYGTEDEVAAALDELIERSDADEVLITTSTYDREALLDSYRRLARVMGLSTASTEAEPCAAGSDLDDAYAALAEHAHVLGIRGEHHLR, encoded by the coding sequence GTGACCTCACGCCTGCGCACCACCCCCTTCTCCATCCTGGACCGCTCCCGCACCCGCCAGGGCCGGGAGCGGTCGCAGGCGCTGCGCGACACCGTACGGTTCGCCCAGCAGGCCGAGGCTCTCGGCTATCACCGCTTCTGGGTCTCCGAGCACCACAGCGTGCCCGGCGTCGCCGGTTCGGCGCCCACGGTGCTGGCGTCCGCCGTCGCGGCGGCGACGGTCCGCATCCGGGTGGGCACGGGCGGCGTGATGCTGCCGAACCACCGCCCGCTGGTGGTGGCGGAGCAGTTCGGGGTGCTCGAATCCCTCTTCCCGGGCCGGATCGACATGGGCCTGGGCCGCTCCGTCGGCTTCACCGACGGCATCCGCCGCGCCCTGGGCACCGAGAAGGACGCCGCGCAGGACTTCGGCGCCCAACTGGACGAGCTGCTCGGCTGGTTCACCGGCGAGCAGGGCGCCTACCCCCAGGTCCACGCCCACCCGGCGGAGGGGCTGCGGCTGCCAGTCTTCGTCCTGGCCACCGGCGCGGGCGCGGAGCTGGCGGCGCGGGCCGGGCTGTCCCTGGTGATCGGCGATCTGCGGGGCCGGGACGAGATGCTGCGCGCGATCGACCGCTACCGCGCGGGCTTCCGCCCCTCGGCGTGGTCCTCCGCCCCGTACGTCGTCGTCTCGGGCAATGTCGCGGTCGCCGGCACGGCGGAAGAGGCCCGCAGGCTGCTGCTCCCCGAGGCATGGGCGATGGCCTACTCCCGCACCCACGGCGCCTTCCCGCCGCTGGCTCCCGCTTCGGAGATCGAGGCCCGGGAGATGACCGAGAAGGAGCGCGGCTTCTACGAGCGGGGCCTGCGCGGCCAGTTGTACGGCACGGAGGACGAGGTCGCCGCCGCGCTCGACGAGCTGATCGAGCGCAGCGACGCCGACGAGGTGCTGATCACGACGAGCACCTACGACCGCGAGGCCCTGCTGGATTCCTACCGGCGCCTGGCCCGCGTGATGGGGCTGTCCACCGCATCCACAGAGGCGGAGCCGTGCGCGGCGGGCTCAGACCTTGACGATGCGTACGCGGCCCTCGCAGAGCATGCGCATGTCCTCGGGATCCGAGGTGAGCATCACCTGAGGTGA
- a CDS encoding alkaline phosphatase PhoX produces MSLSRRDFAKRSASAGAGVALVGSAGVLATAPGALAAEATDAGDAGVAGHHGHGGASLGYGPLVEDPKGILALPKGFRYKIITRTGETKLESGESTPSNHDGTATFEGSRGATLLVNNHELAGPRSDWPHPVPLIEGLVYDPAASGGCTVVEVSKHGDHVTEWVGIAGTATNCAGGRTPWGTWLTCEETEDKAGQHGMTKDHGYVFEVDPHDRKANRDPKPIKALGRYAHEAVVVDPKRGHLYLTEDASGPNGLLYRWAPPHGFEHGRGKLHTLKDDAGVLQAPKCYDSGGNFVDDLSRATKTGTVYGVDWEPVPDRDAKSVSVRKQFKDGEITRARKLEGMWWADGGAYIVSSFAREESPVQHDGQVWFYDPKRRTLTLKVLLGVNPDPSKDGAFDGPDNITVSPYGGLVIAEDGEGIQHLFGATEDGRTYPIARNDLNIGTAEKPEFSEFTGVVFSPDGSTLFANIQVPGIMLAITGPWRRQR; encoded by the coding sequence ATGTCGCTCAGCCGAAGAGACTTCGCGAAGCGTTCCGCGTCCGCCGGGGCCGGGGTAGCCCTGGTCGGAAGCGCGGGGGTGCTCGCCACCGCCCCCGGCGCGCTCGCCGCTGAGGCGACCGACGCGGGCGACGCGGGCGTCGCGGGCCACCATGGTCACGGCGGCGCGTCGCTCGGCTACGGTCCGCTCGTCGAGGACCCCAAGGGCATCCTGGCGCTGCCCAAGGGGTTCCGCTACAAGATCATCACCCGCACCGGTGAGACGAAGCTGGAGTCCGGCGAGTCCACCCCGTCCAACCACGACGGCACCGCCACCTTCGAGGGCTCGCGCGGTGCGACGCTGCTGGTCAACAACCACGAGCTGGCCGGTCCCCGCAGCGACTGGCCGCACCCGGTCCCGCTGATCGAGGGGCTGGTCTACGACCCGGCGGCCTCCGGTGGCTGCACCGTCGTCGAGGTCTCCAAGCACGGCGACCATGTCACCGAGTGGGTCGGCATCGCGGGCACCGCCACCAACTGCGCCGGTGGCCGCACCCCCTGGGGCACCTGGCTGACCTGCGAGGAGACCGAGGACAAGGCCGGCCAGCACGGCATGACCAAGGACCACGGCTACGTCTTCGAGGTCGACCCGCACGACCGTAAGGCCAACCGCGACCCGAAGCCGATCAAGGCTCTGGGCCGGTACGCCCACGAGGCCGTCGTCGTGGACCCCAAGCGCGGTCACCTCTACCTCACCGAGGACGCCTCCGGCCCGAACGGGCTCCTCTACCGCTGGGCGCCGCCGCACGGCTTCGAGCACGGCCGCGGCAAGCTCCACACGCTCAAGGACGACGCGGGCGTGCTCCAGGCGCCCAAGTGCTACGACTCGGGCGGCAACTTCGTGGACGACCTGTCCCGCGCCACCAAGACCGGCACGGTCTACGGCGTGGACTGGGAGCCGGTGCCGGACCGCGACGCGAAGTCCGTGTCGGTGCGCAAGCAGTTCAAGGACGGCGAGATCACCCGGGCGCGCAAGCTCGAGGGCATGTGGTGGGCCGACGGCGGCGCGTACATCGTCTCCTCGTTCGCCCGTGAGGAGAGCCCGGTCCAGCACGACGGCCAGGTCTGGTTCTACGACCCCAAGCGCCGCACCCTCACCCTCAAGGTGCTGCTCGGCGTCAACCCCGACCCGTCGAAGGACGGCGCCTTCGACGGCCCGGACAACATCACCGTCTCGCCGTACGGCGGTCTGGTCATCGCCGAGGACGGCGAGGGCATCCAGCACCTCTTCGGCGCCACCGAGGACGGCCGGACGTACCCGATCGCGCGCAACGACCTGAACATCGGCACGGCGGAGAAGCCGGAGTTCAGCGAGTTCACCGGCGTGGTCTTCTCGCCCGACGGATCGACGCTGTTCGCCAACATCCAGGTGCCGGGCATCATGCTCGCGATCACCGGCCCCTGGCGCCGCCAGCGCTGA
- the sufC gene encoding Fe-S cluster assembly ATPase SufC, whose protein sequence is MATLEINDLHVSVDAEGGPREILRGVDLTVKQGETHAIMGPNGSGKSTLAYSLAGHPKYTITSGTVTLDGEDVLAMSVDERARAGVFLAMQYPVEVPGVSVSNFLRTSATAIRGEAPKLRTWVKEVKEAMERLNIDPSFAERNVNEGFSGGEKKRHEILQLELLKPAIAILDETDSGLDVDALRVVSEGVNRVREAGQVGTLLITHYTRILRYIKPDHVHVFAAGRIAESGGPELADKLEEEGYEAYVKGGASE, encoded by the coding sequence ATGGCCACGCTTGAGATCAACGACCTGCACGTTTCCGTCGACGCCGAGGGCGGCCCCCGCGAGATCCTGCGCGGTGTCGACCTGACCGTGAAGCAGGGCGAGACGCACGCCATCATGGGCCCCAACGGCTCCGGCAAGTCCACCCTCGCCTACTCGCTTGCCGGGCACCCGAAGTACACGATCACCAGTGGCACCGTGACGCTGGACGGCGAGGACGTGCTCGCGATGTCCGTCGACGAGCGCGCCCGCGCCGGTGTCTTCCTCGCCATGCAGTACCCGGTCGAGGTGCCCGGCGTCTCCGTCTCCAACTTCCTGCGCACCTCCGCGACCGCGATCCGCGGCGAGGCGCCCAAGCTGCGCACCTGGGTGAAGGAGGTCAAGGAGGCCATGGAGCGCCTCAACATCGACCCGTCCTTCGCCGAGCGGAATGTGAACGAGGGCTTCTCCGGCGGTGAGAAGAAGCGCCACGAGATCCTCCAGCTCGAGCTGCTGAAGCCGGCCATCGCGATCCTCGACGAGACCGACTCCGGCCTCGACGTCGACGCGCTGCGGGTGGTCTCCGAGGGCGTCAACCGGGTCCGTGAGGCCGGCCAGGTCGGCACCCTGCTGATCACCCACTACACCCGCATCCTCCGGTACATCAAGCCCGACCACGTCCACGTCTTCGCGGCGGGCCGGATCGCCGAGTCCGGCGGCCCGGAGCTGGCCGACAAGCTGGAAGAAGAGGGCTACGAGGCGTACGTGAAGGGAGGCGCGTCCGAGTGA
- a CDS encoding DMT family transporter, whose amino-acid sequence MGYVTLSGAILAEILATTSMKYSEGFSRLWPSLATGAGYLLSFVLLAHTLKTISVSTAYAIWAGAGTAVIAAIGMLFLGEAMTAAKVLGVLLVIAGVVVLNLNGAH is encoded by the coding sequence ATGGGATATGTGACGCTCTCCGGGGCCATCCTGGCCGAGATCCTGGCGACCACCTCGATGAAGTACAGCGAAGGCTTCAGCAGGCTCTGGCCCTCGCTGGCCACCGGCGCGGGCTATCTGCTGTCCTTCGTGCTGCTCGCGCACACGCTCAAGACCATCTCCGTCAGCACCGCCTACGCCATATGGGCCGGGGCCGGGACCGCCGTCATCGCCGCGATCGGCATGCTCTTCCTGGGGGAGGCGATGACCGCCGCCAAGGTGCTCGGCGTGCTGCTGGTCATCGCCGGAGTGGTGGTGCTCAATCTGAACGGCGCCCACTGA
- a CDS encoding cysteine desulfurase, whose amino-acid sequence MTQLPGLLDTEAIRKDFPILDRVVHDGKKLVYLDNAATSQKPRQVLDVLNDYYERSNANVHRGVHMLAEEATELYEGARDKVAAFINAPSRDEVIFTKNASESLNLVANMLGWADEPYRVDRETEIVITEMEHHSNIVPWQLLSQRTGAKLKWFGLTEDGRLDLSEIEQVITEKTKVVSFVLVSNILGTVNPVEAIVRRAQDVGALVVIDASQAAPHMLLDVQALQADFVAFTGHKMCGPTGIGVLWGRQELLEDLPPFLGGGEMIETVSMHSSTYAPAPHKFEAGTPPIAQAVGLGAAVDYLTSIGMDNITRHEHALTHYAVGRLLEVPDLRIIGPTTAEERGATISFTLGDIHPHDVGQVLDEQGIAVRVGHHCARPVCLRYGIPATTRASFYLYSTPAEVDALVEGLEHVRNFFG is encoded by the coding sequence GTGACACAGTTGCCGGGCCTCCTCGACACCGAGGCGATCCGCAAGGACTTCCCGATCCTGGACCGTGTCGTCCATGACGGCAAGAAGCTCGTCTACCTGGACAACGCGGCGACGTCGCAGAAGCCGCGCCAGGTGCTGGACGTGCTCAACGACTACTACGAGCGCTCCAACGCCAATGTGCACCGCGGCGTCCATATGCTCGCCGAGGAGGCCACGGAGCTGTACGAGGGCGCCCGCGACAAGGTCGCCGCCTTCATCAACGCTCCCAGCCGCGACGAGGTGATCTTCACCAAGAACGCGTCGGAGTCGTTGAACCTGGTCGCCAACATGCTCGGCTGGGCCGACGAGCCCTACCGGGTGGACCGGGAAACCGAGATCGTCATCACCGAGATGGAGCACCACTCCAACATCGTTCCGTGGCAGCTCCTCTCGCAGCGCACCGGCGCGAAGCTGAAGTGGTTCGGCCTCACCGAGGACGGCCGGCTCGACCTGTCGGAGATAGAGCAGGTCATCACCGAGAAGACCAAGGTCGTCTCGTTCGTGCTGGTCTCCAACATCCTCGGCACGGTCAACCCGGTCGAGGCGATCGTCCGCCGCGCCCAGGACGTCGGCGCCCTCGTGGTGATCGACGCCTCCCAGGCCGCCCCGCACATGCTGCTGGACGTGCAGGCGCTGCAGGCCGACTTCGTGGCCTTCACCGGCCACAAGATGTGCGGCCCGACCGGCATCGGTGTGCTGTGGGGCCGCCAGGAGCTGCTGGAGGACCTGCCTCCGTTCCTCGGCGGCGGCGAGATGATCGAGACCGTCTCGATGCACTCGTCCACCTACGCCCCGGCGCCGCACAAGTTCGAGGCCGGTACGCCCCCGATCGCCCAGGCCGTCGGCCTCGGCGCGGCCGTGGACTACCTCACCTCGATCGGCATGGACAACATCACCCGCCATGAGCACGCCCTCACGCACTACGCGGTCGGCAGGCTCCTGGAGGTGCCGGACCTGCGCATCATCGGCCCCACCACGGCCGAGGAGCGCGGCGCCACGATCTCCTTCACCCTCGGCGACATCCACCCCCACGATGTGGGCCAGGTGCTCGACGAGCAGGGAATCGCGGTCCGGGTCGGCCACCACTGCGCCCGCCCCGTATGCCTGCGCTATGGAATTCCGGCGACCACCCGAGCGTCGTTCTATCTGTACTCCACTCCGGCCGAGGTCGACGCCTTGGTGGAGGGCCTGGAGCACGTACGGAACTTCTTCGGGTAG
- a CDS encoding non-heme iron oxygenase ferredoxin subunit, translating to MTNTFVRACALDELEEDTPKRVELEGVPVALVRTQGEVFAVNDICSHANVSLSEGEVEDCQIECWLHGSSFDLRTGKPSALPATRPIPVYPVKIEGDDVLVSVTQES from the coding sequence ATGACCAACACCTTCGTACGCGCCTGTGCGCTGGACGAACTCGAGGAAGACACCCCCAAGCGGGTCGAGCTCGAGGGCGTGCCCGTGGCACTGGTGCGCACCCAGGGCGAGGTGTTCGCGGTCAACGACATCTGCTCGCATGCGAACGTCTCGCTGTCCGAGGGCGAGGTGGAGGACTGCCAGATCGAGTGCTGGCTGCACGGCTCCAGCTTCGACCTGCGCACCGGCAAGCCGTCCGCCCTCCCCGCGACGCGCCCGATCCCCGTGTACCCCGTAAAGATCGAAGGGGACGATGTGCTCGTCTCCGTCACCCAGGAGTCCTGA
- the dapD gene encoding 2,3,4,5-tetrahydropyridine-2,6-dicarboxylate N-succinyltransferase: protein MTDASTTAPTGAVAAGLATLTEDGTVLDTWFPAPEPAAEPGPAGTERLDAERTAQLLGEAALQAVGPDPRRGVEVVAVRTVIASLDEKPLDAHDVYLRLHLLSHRLVKPHGLSLDGQFGLLANVAWTSLGPVAADQVERARLAARAEGLHLAVTSVDKFPRMTDYVVPAGVRIGDADRVRLGAHLAPGTTVMHEGFVNFNAGTLGTSMVEGRISAGVVVGDGSDIGGGASIMGTLSGGGKQTITIGERCLLGAEAGLGIPLGDDCIVEAGLYVTAGTRVTLPDGKIAKALELSGADNLLFRRNSITGAVEALPRTGSWGGLNEALHSHN, encoded by the coding sequence ATGACCGATGCATCCACCACCGCCCCCACCGGCGCCGTCGCCGCCGGTCTCGCCACCCTCACCGAGGACGGCACCGTTCTGGACACCTGGTTCCCGGCCCCCGAGCCGGCCGCCGAGCCAGGCCCGGCCGGGACCGAGCGGCTCGACGCCGAGCGGACCGCGCAGCTTCTGGGCGAGGCCGCTCTCCAGGCGGTCGGGCCGGACCCCCGGCGCGGCGTCGAGGTCGTCGCCGTCCGCACGGTCATCGCCTCGCTGGACGAGAAGCCGCTGGACGCGCACGACGTCTATCTGCGGCTGCATCTGCTCAGCCACCGGCTGGTCAAGCCGCACGGCCTGAGCCTGGACGGCCAGTTCGGCCTGCTCGCCAACGTCGCCTGGACCTCGCTCGGCCCCGTCGCCGCCGATCAGGTGGAGCGGGCCCGGCTCGCCGCCCGCGCCGAGGGGCTGCACCTGGCGGTGACCAGTGTCGACAAGTTCCCCCGGATGACCGACTACGTCGTCCCCGCCGGTGTCCGCATCGGCGACGCCGACCGGGTCCGCCTCGGCGCGCACCTCGCCCCCGGGACCACGGTCATGCACGAGGGCTTCGTCAACTTCAACGCCGGCACGCTCGGCACCTCCATGGTCGAGGGCCGGATCAGCGCGGGCGTCGTGGTCGGCGACGGCTCCGACATCGGCGGCGGCGCCTCGATCATGGGCACCCTCTCCGGCGGCGGCAAGCAGACGATCACCATCGGCGAGCGCTGCCTGCTCGGCGCCGAGGCGGGCCTGGGCATCCCGCTCGGCGACGACTGCATCGTCGAGGCGGGGCTGTATGTGACGGCGGGCACCCGCGTCACCCTCCCGGACGGCAAGATCGCCAAGGCCCTGGAGCTCTCCGGCGCCGACAACCTCCTCTTCCGCCGCAACTCCATCACCGGCGCGGTTGAGGCGCTGCCCCGCACCGGTTCCTGGGGCGGGCTGAACGAGGCGCTGCACAGCCACAACTGA
- a CDS encoding metal-sulfur cluster assembly factor, giving the protein MSDNLTTTKPASEEEVREALYDVVDPELGIDVVNLGLIYGIHIDDANIATIDMTLTSAACPLTDVIEDQAKSATDGIVNELRINWVWMPPWGPDKITDEGREQLRALGFNV; this is encoded by the coding sequence ATGAGTGACAACCTGACCACCACCAAGCCCGCCAGCGAGGAAGAGGTCCGCGAGGCCCTGTACGACGTCGTGGACCCCGAGCTGGGGATCGACGTGGTCAACCTCGGGCTGATCTACGGCATCCACATCGACGACGCCAACATCGCGACGATCGACATGACGCTCACCTCGGCGGCCTGTCCACTGACCGACGTCATCGAGGACCAGGCCAAGTCCGCGACCGACGGCATCGTCAACGAGCTCCGGATCAACTGGGTCTGGATGCCGCCGTGGGGCCCGGACAAGATCACCGACGAGGGACGTGAGCAGCTCCGCGCCCTCGGCTTCAACGTCTGA
- the sufU gene encoding Fe-S cluster assembly sulfur transfer protein SufU — MKLDSMYQDVILDHYKNPHGRGLRDGDAEVHHVNPTCGDEITLRVRLDGDTIEDVSYEGQGCSISQASASVLNELLVGKELAEARRIQETFLHLMQSKGKAEPDDAMEEVLEDAIAFAGVSKYPARVKCALLSWMAWKDATAQALGETAGGKTV, encoded by the coding sequence GTGAAGCTGGATTCGATGTACCAGGACGTGATCCTGGACCACTACAAGAACCCCCATGGACGGGGCCTGAGGGACGGCGACGCAGAGGTACACCATGTCAATCCCACCTGCGGTGACGAGATCACGCTCCGGGTGCGGCTTGACGGCGACACCATCGAGGACGTGAGCTACGAGGGCCAGGGCTGTTCCATCAGCCAGGCCAGCGCCTCCGTGCTCAATGAGCTGCTGGTGGGCAAGGAGCTGGCCGAGGCCCGCAGGATCCAGGAGACCTTCCTGCACCTGATGCAGTCCAAGGGCAAGGCCGAGCCGGACGACGCCATGGAGGAGGTGCTGGAGGACGCGATCGCGTTCGCCGGTGTCTCCAAGTATCCGGCTCGGGTGAAATGCGCCCTGCTGAGCTGGATGGCGTGGAAGGACGCGACGGCACAGGCACTGGGTGAGACCGCCGGAGGGAAGACCGTATGA
- a CDS encoding TetR/AcrR family transcriptional regulator has protein sequence MGRRYDPERRQRIIDAAAAVVRESGIGGLGHRAVAAAADVPLGSTTYHFATLDDLLIAALRQINAEWLAEVRHWVEGVDPAAPPADELARWLGEQFTGDRARMELEYELYFAALRHEGLRPLAAECLDEMARMLTRLVPDATTARAVVALIDGLTLQVLLADRPYDREGTSAALARIMGVDGGNGPPAG, from the coding sequence ATGGGGCGCCGCTACGACCCCGAGCGGCGGCAGCGGATCATCGACGCCGCGGCCGCCGTGGTCCGCGAGAGCGGCATCGGGGGGCTCGGCCACCGGGCCGTGGCCGCCGCGGCCGATGTGCCGCTGGGCTCGACGACCTACCACTTCGCGACCCTCGACGACCTGCTGATCGCGGCGCTCCGCCAGATCAACGCGGAGTGGCTGGCGGAGGTGAGGCACTGGGTGGAGGGAGTCGATCCGGCCGCACCGCCCGCGGACGAGCTGGCCCGGTGGCTGGGGGAGCAGTTCACGGGCGACCGGGCGCGGATGGAGCTGGAGTACGAGCTGTACTTCGCCGCGCTGCGCCATGAGGGACTGCGGCCGCTCGCCGCCGAGTGCCTGGACGAGATGGCCCGGATGCTGACCCGACTGGTGCCCGACGCGACCACGGCGCGCGCGGTGGTGGCTCTGATCGACGGGCTGACCCTGCAGGTGCTGCTGGCGGACCGCCCGTACGACCGGGAGGGCACGAGCGCGGCGCTGGCGCGGATCATGGGCGTGGACGGCGGCAACGGGCCGCCCGCCGGTTGA
- a CDS encoding endonuclease/exonuclease/phosphatase family protein, producing the protein MSLRAPRGPVAVTAVAASALAAGLLVVPSSASAAGIRIHDIQGSTRISPLAGQQVTEVPGTVTAIRAFGSSRGFWIQDTEPDRDAATSEAIFVFTGSTTPLVAVGDSVVVSGTVSEYYPGGKDAGLQSLTEISKATWTVRSPGNALPAAYRLNPATIPDRYTPEAGGDSIEGLTLRPRSYALDRYESLEGMRVSVENAPVVGATNTYKELWVTAEPRHQRTERGGALYGSYRDPNAGRVKVISLLPYAEHPFPVADVGDALTGTTAGPLDYDNFGGYTLAATTMGDLADHGPKRETTRKQKADELSIATYNVENLSPKTAQSKFDRLATGLVEHLASPDIVALEEVQDDNGATNDSVVGADATLTKLTDAIKAAGGPSYEWRQINPVDDQDGGQPGGNIRVAFLYNPERVSFTDIPGGDSTTPVTVEKKGGKAALSASPGRIDPANGVWKDSRKPLVGQFSFRGRPVFVVANHFNSKGGDQGLDSRFQPPARSSETQRTGQAKTVNTFVKTLLNADPKAAVVVAGDLNDYQFSPALADLTKGGVLTDLVTRLPRDERYGYVYNGNSQVLDHILTSRALRRADYDIVHINAEFADQSSDHDPQVVRVRP; encoded by the coding sequence ATGTCCCTTCGCGCACCGCGCGGACCCGTCGCCGTCACCGCCGTCGCCGCCTCCGCCCTCGCGGCCGGGCTGCTCGTCGTGCCCTCGTCGGCCTCCGCCGCCGGGATCCGCATCCATGACATCCAGGGCAGCACCCGGATATCCCCGCTCGCCGGACAGCAGGTGACCGAGGTCCCCGGCACGGTCACGGCGATACGCGCCTTCGGCTCCTCGCGCGGCTTCTGGATCCAGGACACCGAGCCCGACCGGGACGCGGCCACCAGCGAGGCGATCTTCGTCTTCACCGGATCGACCACGCCCTTGGTCGCCGTGGGCGACTCGGTGGTGGTCTCCGGGACGGTGTCCGAGTACTACCCGGGCGGCAAGGACGCCGGTCTGCAGTCGCTCACCGAGATCTCCAAGGCGACCTGGACGGTCCGGTCCCCCGGCAACGCGCTGCCCGCCGCATACCGGCTCAACCCCGCCACGATCCCCGACCGCTACACCCCGGAGGCGGGCGGCGACTCCATCGAGGGGCTGACGCTGCGGCCGCGCTCGTACGCCCTGGACCGCTACGAGTCCCTGGAGGGCATGCGGGTCTCGGTCGAGAACGCCCCCGTGGTCGGCGCGACCAACACCTACAAGGAGCTGTGGGTCACCGCCGAGCCCCGCCACCAGCGGACCGAGCGCGGCGGCGCCCTCTACGGCTCGTACCGCGACCCGAACGCGGGCCGGGTGAAGGTGATCTCCCTCCTCCCCTACGCCGAGCACCCCTTCCCCGTCGCGGACGTCGGCGACGCGCTGACCGGCACCACGGCCGGGCCGCTGGACTACGACAACTTCGGCGGCTACACGCTCGCGGCCACCACGATGGGCGACCTGGCCGACCACGGCCCGAAGCGGGAGACCACCCGCAAGCAGAAGGCGGACGAACTCTCCATCGCCACCTACAACGTGGAGAACCTCTCCCCCAAGACCGCCCAGTCGAAGTTCGACCGGCTGGCCACCGGCCTGGTGGAGCACCTCGCCTCGCCGGACATCGTCGCGCTGGAGGAGGTCCAGGACGACAACGGCGCCACGAACGACTCGGTGGTGGGCGCCGACGCCACCCTGACGAAGCTCACCGACGCGATCAAGGCGGCGGGCGGCCCCTCGTACGAGTGGCGCCAGATCAACCCGGTTGACGACCAGGACGGCGGCCAGCCGGGCGGCAACATCCGCGTGGCGTTCCTCTACAACCCGGAGCGGGTCTCCTTCACCGACATCCCCGGCGGCGACTCCACCACCCCGGTGACGGTCGAGAAGAAGGGCGGCAAGGCCGCGCTGTCGGCCTCCCCCGGCCGTATCGACCCGGCGAACGGCGTCTGGAAGGACAGCCGCAAGCCGCTGGTCGGGCAGTTCTCCTTCCGCGGCCGCCCGGTGTTCGTGGTCGCGAACCACTTCAACTCCAAGGGCGGCGACCAGGGCCTGGACAGCCGCTTCCAGCCCCCGGCCCGCTCCTCGGAGACCCAGCGCACCGGCCAGGCCAAGACCGTCAACACCTTCGTCAAGACGCTGCTGAACGCCGACCCGAAGGCGGCGGTGGTCGTCGCGGGCGACCTCAACGACTACCAGTTCTCGCCCGCGCTGGCCGACCTCACCAAGGGCGGTGTGCTCACCGACCTGGTGACCCGGCTGCCGAGGGACGAGCGCTACGGCTATGTCTACAACGGCAATTCGCAGGTGCTGGACCACATCCTGACCAGCCGCGCGCTGCGCCGTGCCGACTACGACATCGTGCACATCAACGCCGAGTTCGCGGACCAGTCCAGCGACCACGACCCGCAGGTGGTGCGGGTGCGCCCCTGA